The following are encoded in a window of Paenibacillus polymyxa genomic DNA:
- a CDS encoding alpha-amylase family glycosyl hydrolase, translating into MLRKKTRSFISWLIILSLCFNFFGLPGVASASNTDYTSTYTNSTATAFPSTTASITSTVTATYAPTTTPKSTQTGLTVHFKKPSSWNSAIRIHYWNLNPTTVPISGAWPGILMKPDGNDWYSYTIAEATGSSLIFNDSSGKQTADLSRSVKEGWYYTDNTWYDASPEMPKIPAISASPVPKTYDSSQTVTLSSTNSDDKIYYTIDGSTPTTSSILYTSPIQVASSLTIKAFGVNSIGQTGNASSFAYVIDLNADLQAPTITANLPAGHSDSSVTVSFNLKDNKAATTKAYYTEDGTEPTTSSKVYILGNALAGVTGPSILISKTTTLKFLVIDGAGNQTKQSFVYNIGTKGDFREDTIYFVITSRFYDGDSSNNVHAWDDGKARNPDSDPAWRGDFKGLIQKLDYIKALGFSAIWITPVVQNASGYDYHGYHALNFAKVDPRYESAGASYQDLINAAHAKGLKVIQDIVVNHTGNFGEENLYPMFKKDPAKPDTANNLVKTTDKLPPNYDSMTPDQQYQARLALMKSEGTNNNIYHTEKSLSWESYTVQTGQIAGDCVDLNTENPAVNKYLIDTYNHYIDMGVDAFRVDTVKHVSRYIFNKYYIPAWKTRGGSDFYIFGEVATRYRDVWNSGIPAISTPFYTWKSSKSYPGDGKNDYASNKASVEQEWADNSTTAGQPTSNNAFLNGNTYHTPDYSMKSGMDVIDFPMHWAFKTAQEAFSMKGGDQYYNDATWNVTYVDSHDYAPDQAPENQRFAGTQDTWAENLDLMFTFRGIPAIFYGSEIEFQKGATIDTGPNAPLSKTGRAYFGDHMEGNVTVQDYGKYTNATGTLAESLNHPLAKHIRQLNLIRRAVPALQKGQYSTENVSGNLAFKRRYTDSAKGIDSFALVTISGNATFTGIPNGTYVDAVTGDSKTVTDGKITLTCSGKGNARVYVLNGRGGIGETGTYLK; encoded by the coding sequence TTGCTAAGGAAAAAAACTAGGAGTTTTATTTCTTGGTTGATTATTTTATCACTTTGCTTCAACTTCTTCGGTTTACCCGGCGTAGCTTCGGCCAGTAACACCGATTATACATCCACCTACACGAATTCCACAGCAACTGCCTTTCCGTCGACAACCGCTTCTATCACGTCTACCGTAACCGCAACGTATGCACCTACCACAACACCTAAATCAACTCAAACTGGGTTAACGGTTCACTTTAAGAAACCTTCAAGCTGGAATTCAGCGATTCGAATCCATTACTGGAATCTGAATCCGACAACCGTTCCGATAAGCGGGGCGTGGCCGGGAATCCTGATGAAGCCGGATGGAAACGACTGGTACAGCTACACCATTGCCGAGGCGACAGGCTCAAGTCTCATCTTCAATGACAGTAGCGGCAAACAGACCGCCGACTTGTCCCGCAGTGTGAAAGAGGGCTGGTATTACACAGATAACACATGGTATGATGCCAGCCCGGAAATGCCTAAAATTCCGGCGATTTCCGCCTCTCCTGTACCAAAAACTTATGATTCGTCCCAAACGGTGACGCTTTCCAGCACCAACAGTGACGATAAGATTTACTATACGATAGACGGTTCGACACCTACGACATCCTCGATCTTGTATACCTCTCCAATCCAAGTTGCGTCCTCTTTGACCATTAAGGCCTTCGGTGTTAATTCAATCGGTCAAACTGGAAATGCATCCTCTTTCGCTTATGTGATTGACCTGAATGCAGATCTGCAAGCTCCGACAATCACAGCGAATTTGCCTGCAGGGCATTCCGATTCCTCAGTGACTGTATCCTTTAACCTGAAAGATAACAAGGCAGCAACGACCAAGGCATACTATACGGAGGATGGTACAGAACCAACCACAAGCTCAAAAGTCTATATCCTCGGCAACGCGCTGGCCGGAGTGACTGGACCGTCTATTCTTATCTCCAAGACCACGACATTAAAATTTCTCGTTATAGACGGTGCTGGTAATCAAACCAAACAGAGCTTTGTTTATAATATTGGAACTAAGGGGGATTTTCGGGAAGATACTATTTACTTCGTGATTACTTCCCGGTTCTATGACGGTGATTCGAGCAATAACGTGCACGCATGGGATGATGGAAAGGCGCGCAATCCAGATTCGGACCCAGCTTGGAGAGGGGACTTTAAGGGCTTGATTCAAAAGCTCGATTATATCAAAGCCCTCGGATTCAGCGCCATCTGGATTACACCTGTTGTGCAAAATGCCAGCGGTTATGATTACCATGGTTACCATGCTTTAAATTTTGCCAAAGTAGACCCACGGTATGAATCGGCAGGAGCTTCTTATCAGGATTTGATCAATGCGGCCCATGCCAAAGGGCTGAAGGTTATTCAGGACATCGTCGTCAATCATACGGGTAATTTCGGTGAAGAGAATCTGTATCCCATGTTCAAGAAAGATCCAGCTAAACCCGATACCGCTAACAACTTGGTGAAGACTACGGATAAGTTGCCGCCAAACTATGATTCCATGACACCCGATCAGCAGTATCAGGCAAGGCTCGCCTTAATGAAGTCAGAGGGGACGAACAATAACATTTACCATACAGAGAAAAGTCTCTCCTGGGAATCCTATACTGTTCAAACCGGTCAGATAGCGGGCGATTGCGTGGATTTGAACACGGAAAACCCTGCAGTTAACAAATATTTAATTGATACCTACAATCACTATATAGACATGGGTGTTGACGCTTTCCGTGTCGATACGGTGAAGCATGTAAGCCGGTATATTTTCAATAAATACTATATTCCTGCCTGGAAGACAAGAGGCGGCTCGGATTTCTATATTTTTGGAGAAGTAGCCACTCGTTACAGAGATGTCTGGAACAGTGGAATTCCAGCGATCTCGACGCCATTCTATACTTGGAAAAGCTCAAAATCGTATCCGGGCGATGGAAAGAATGACTACGCCTCCAATAAAGCGTCAGTTGAACAAGAGTGGGCGGACAACTCTACTACAGCAGGACAGCCAACCTCGAACAATGCTTTCTTAAACGGAAATACCTATCATACGCCTGACTATTCGATGAAATCGGGCATGGATGTGATTGATTTTCCAATGCATTGGGCATTCAAGACTGCACAGGAAGCATTCAGTATGAAAGGTGGCGATCAATACTATAATGATGCTACCTGGAATGTAACCTATGTCGACTCGCATGACTATGCGCCCGACCAGGCTCCGGAAAATCAAAGATTTGCGGGCACACAGGACACTTGGGCCGAGAATCTCGATCTGATGTTCACCTTCCGCGGAATACCCGCTATCTTCTATGGCTCCGAAATCGAGTTTCAAAAAGGGGCAACCATTGATACAGGTCCAAACGCACCGCTAAGCAAAACAGGACGGGCATATTTCGGCGATCACATGGAAGGCAATGTTACGGTACAAGATTACGGCAAATACACGAATGCTACTGGCACGCTTGCGGAATCGCTCAATCATCCTCTGGCGAAACATATCAGACAGCTTAATTTAATCAGAAGAGCTGTACCCGCCTTGCAAAAAGGCCAGTATTCCACAGAGAATGTATCGGGCAATCTGGCGTTTAAGAGAAGATATACCGACAGTGCCAAAGGCATTGACAGCTTTGCATTGGTCACGATTTCAGGAAACGCCACGTTTACCGGAATTCCGAACGGAACCTATGTGGATGCAGTGACCGGTGATTCCAAAACCGTTACTGATGGCAAGATTACCCTGACATGCTCCGGCAAAGGAAATGCAAGGGTATATGTATTGAATGGCAGAGGTGGAATTGGAGAAACGGGAACCTATCTGAAGTAA
- a CDS encoding sensor histidine kinase codes for MTLKKRIFLLFFLSAFIPFISIFIISYYTIDSIFANKINDGIRSNLQQVTSSLENSINNLNHVTQQLSYRGTLGKKLDEVLKPSSNIFELIEARDELKNELNVVTFTNPNIGLTLYYFQKEGTTQFANFPIKDRFSPESLPVLFKSYGIAYYGPHISMNRFDDQLVLSAMRKVQLPQRDDVYIYVESGFRLTQDILDYNQYKGALSHLILNGEGNIVYSEIPETMKVGENFSSLSKGTAKDGISRDYHWFKEDSSQNWSVISVISQAKYQQEKNQWLLQILLVALFFFGFTVFLAWLLWKTVYKPLGLFHSEINGMSQNPQKAGSQIRTQIPEFDFLLGEFSNMQHQIGDLFKEVQQKEKIRADLEVEKLLYQINPHFLMNTLDTVHWLAVMNGQGEIDKLVQSLNKLLYYNLGKLGQVSTMEEEIDALRQYLILQQIRYDFEFDVRISADDQVLQIPVPRFILQPLVENSLYHGLSDEGFIQIEVTLAKTLNILIQDNGAGMTEEAIQRLLNNRIAEHKKVGMGIGLNYVHRMLRAQYGDQAQLVIESELGTGTSILLILPIKGEDV; via the coding sequence ATGACACTTAAAAAAAGAATCTTTCTATTGTTTTTTCTCAGCGCGTTTATCCCCTTTATTAGTATATTTATAATTTCTTACTATACCATTGATTCCATTTTTGCGAATAAAATCAATGATGGAATTCGGAGCAATCTACAGCAGGTAACTTCATCACTGGAGAATTCAATTAACAACCTGAATCATGTTACTCAGCAATTGTCATATAGAGGTACATTAGGTAAGAAACTGGATGAAGTCTTGAAGCCTTCCTCCAATATATTTGAATTGATTGAGGCTAGAGATGAATTAAAGAATGAGTTAAATGTCGTAACGTTTACTAATCCGAATATAGGTCTGACCTTATACTATTTCCAGAAAGAAGGCACTACACAGTTCGCTAACTTTCCCATCAAAGATCGTTTTTCCCCCGAGTCTTTGCCTGTGCTATTCAAATCATATGGCATTGCATACTATGGTCCCCATATCAGTATGAACCGATTTGATGATCAGCTCGTTTTATCTGCTATGCGAAAGGTACAACTGCCTCAAAGGGACGATGTATATATATACGTCGAATCCGGCTTTCGGCTTACACAGGATATACTGGATTACAATCAATACAAAGGAGCTTTATCGCATTTGATCCTGAATGGTGAGGGCAACATTGTTTACAGTGAAATTCCAGAAACGATGAAGGTCGGGGAGAATTTCTCCAGCTTATCGAAAGGTACTGCAAAAGATGGAATATCCCGTGATTACCATTGGTTTAAGGAGGACTCCTCTCAGAATTGGAGCGTCATATCGGTAATTTCGCAGGCTAAGTATCAACAGGAGAAAAACCAGTGGTTGCTTCAAATATTACTGGTCGCTTTATTTTTTTTCGGCTTTACCGTATTTCTTGCTTGGCTTCTGTGGAAGACCGTCTACAAACCACTCGGTCTGTTCCATTCGGAAATTAACGGAATGTCTCAGAATCCACAAAAGGCAGGCAGCCAGATCCGCACTCAAATTCCCGAGTTTGACTTTCTGCTGGGGGAATTCTCAAATATGCAGCATCAAATCGGCGACCTGTTCAAGGAAGTGCAGCAGAAAGAAAAGATCCGTGCAGATTTGGAAGTGGAAAAATTGTTATATCAGATCAATCCTCACTTTCTGATGAATACGCTGGATACTGTGCACTGGCTGGCCGTTATGAACGGACAAGGGGAGATTGACAAGTTGGTGCAATCCTTGAACAAGCTGTTGTATTACAATTTGGGTAAATTAGGGCAAGTATCCACGATGGAAGAGGAAATTGATGCGCTAAGACAGTACCTAATCCTGCAACAAATTCGATATGACTTTGAATTTGACGTGCGTATTTCAGCGGATGATCAAGTGCTACAAATACCTGTGCCTCGTTTTATTCTGCAACCGTTGGTTGAAAATTCACTTTATCATGGACTGAGTGACGAAGGTTTTATTCAAATTGAAGTTACACTTGCCAAAACGCTGAATATTTTAATACAGGATAATGGAGCAGGTATGACCGAGGAAGCGATTCAAAGACTTCTGAATAATCGTATAGCTGAACATAAAAAAGTAGGGATGGGCATCGGACTCAATTATGTCCACCGCATGTTGAGGGCACAGTACGGAGATCAAGCACAACTGGTGATCGAAAGTGAATTGGGTACAGGGACAAGTATACTGCTCATACTTCCTATCAAAGGAGAAGATGTCTGA
- a CDS encoding response regulator transcription factor, protein MIKVLIVDDDKLVRKGISSAMPWNEFNMEVVGEASNGLKALDFLKSQPVDLMLTDLAMPVMSGIELMRAARQLYPELHIVVLTLHQDFDYIQEALRLGAIDYIAKVQLEKEQFEHVLHRIHTRIDELANTRRKLPLLSETNVLYRHVYALVSLDRKSGQNWPIELTSNVDEIRWEVERNSWMWTAPMDVENQLFHKLKEYLDQVPQGALLVLSDVQERTWSQIQNWIMNYTETSLFYAYNPCDPVISVSMNVEDSFPIEPQDEDMDRIKQSWFLSPWTHNDSYYNQLIEQFKSLRLHKGQLMGLLYSIVMEWNHLFAQTTLGRISMIHSFQSWYEVEDWIKQTSVGIRKADEQTSYSQEIVDAVKKAIMIMQNDLDQAFTASGLSQQLNISRSYFSQCFKDLMGKTFNEYSRFIRIEKSKEYLLNTTNTIFWIAERVGYTDEKYFSRIFRELTGLLPSEYRQLGRGDK, encoded by the coding sequence ATGATTAAGGTGTTAATTGTGGATGACGATAAATTGGTACGAAAAGGAATAAGCTCCGCGATGCCGTGGAACGAGTTCAATATGGAAGTTGTAGGAGAAGCAAGTAACGGGTTGAAAGCACTGGATTTTCTGAAATCCCAACCGGTCGATCTGATGTTGACGGATCTCGCGATGCCGGTAATGTCAGGTATTGAACTGATGCGAGCTGCAAGGCAGCTCTATCCAGAACTACATATTGTCGTATTAACACTGCATCAAGATTTCGATTATATCCAGGAAGCGCTCAGGCTGGGAGCCATCGATTATATAGCCAAAGTTCAGCTCGAGAAGGAGCAATTCGAACACGTGCTGCATCGAATACATACCCGGATTGACGAGCTGGCGAATACAAGACGAAAGCTGCCACTGCTAAGTGAGACCAATGTCCTTTATCGCCATGTGTATGCACTTGTTTCACTGGATCGCAAGTCAGGACAGAACTGGCCGATTGAACTGACATCCAATGTAGATGAGATCCGTTGGGAGGTTGAACGGAACAGCTGGATGTGGACGGCACCCATGGACGTAGAGAATCAGCTGTTCCATAAACTGAAGGAATACCTGGATCAAGTTCCCCAAGGCGCCTTGCTGGTTCTGTCCGATGTACAAGAGCGAACATGGTCGCAAATCCAAAACTGGATTATGAACTATACAGAAACGTCCTTATTCTATGCATACAATCCTTGTGATCCTGTCATTTCCGTTTCGATGAATGTGGAGGACTCATTTCCAATAGAACCGCAGGATGAAGACATGGATCGTATTAAACAAAGTTGGTTCCTATCACCATGGACCCACAACGACAGTTACTACAACCAACTGATTGAACAGTTCAAATCACTAAGACTGCATAAAGGCCAGCTGATGGGTTTGCTATACTCTATAGTTATGGAATGGAATCACCTTTTTGCTCAGACCACGCTGGGTAGAATCTCAATGATCCATTCTTTTCAATCCTGGTACGAGGTAGAAGATTGGATCAAGCAGACCTCTGTGGGCATTCGTAAGGCAGATGAACAGACTTCGTATTCACAAGAAATTGTAGACGCCGTGAAAAAAGCGATTATGATCATGCAAAATGATTTGGACCAAGCTTTTACAGCTTCAGGTCTGTCCCAACAACTGAACATCAGCCGAAGCTATTTCAGTCAATGCTTCAAGGATTTGATGGGGAAAACCTTTAATGAGTACTCCCGATTTATACGAATAGAGAAGTCTAAAGAGTATTTATTGAATACAACCAACACGATTTTCTGGATTGCGGAGCGAGTGGGTTATACGGATGAAAAATATTTCAGCCGAATTTTTCGCGAATTGACAGGTCTGCTGCCAAGTGAATATCGACAGCTCGGCAGAGGGGATAAATAG
- a CDS encoding extracellular solute-binding protein: MIKKMAACVLVVSLIAVTVNFSNPYFRESPMGPTKTISDTAAADPLGKYEHPVSIRLGYVVDPTGEDLSGGETLEKNMWKTMIKQSLNIDVQVLWQVSKENLGQKIDLAIASNDLPDAMIVNQVQLNEMIKAGEIEDLTEAYNSSASPEIKKIIDSTNGLAMEQVTFDGKMMAVPSVTAEDFSMLWIRQDWLDRLGLKPPKTVDDLEAIAKAFVENDPDGNSKRDTIGLASSTGLYNDFNNSAFAFDLTPIFAAYGSFPGYWLSKDGKPVYGSVLPETKDALVKLREMYAKGFLDPEMGIRKEAEETVINGQAGMFFQGFYAGYWPLPSAWQNEPKANWQAYALPLDANGAYPVKVDNPSSSFLVVRKGYAHPEAIIKINNLYLRDEFKYGTRFMLSRNFFAPADEARYESKAAQDILMGTKTPDDFKGKSEYKLLENLVSTIKQTKLKPYDQHGISYWNKQSDSFMRSYSLLVGGRNFFDPNIHKVRSLTYIRTPTMEKAWGELSKLEHDTFLKIILGAEPIDSFDQFVEEWKEQGGDQVTLEVTVAHNHR, encoded by the coding sequence ATGATTAAGAAGATGGCTGCATGTGTTCTTGTCGTCAGCTTAATTGCAGTGACAGTAAATTTCAGCAACCCATACTTCCGGGAATCACCAATGGGACCAACGAAAACAATCTCGGACACTGCTGCTGCCGATCCATTGGGGAAATATGAACATCCCGTTTCCATCCGGCTGGGATATGTGGTAGACCCAACAGGCGAGGATCTATCCGGAGGAGAAACACTTGAGAAGAATATGTGGAAAACGATGATTAAACAAAGTCTTAACATTGATGTCCAGGTATTATGGCAGGTGTCGAAGGAAAATCTGGGTCAGAAAATCGATCTGGCTATCGCCAGCAATGATCTGCCGGATGCCATGATTGTAAATCAGGTGCAGCTGAACGAGATGATCAAGGCTGGAGAAATTGAAGATCTAACCGAGGCATACAATAGCAGCGCATCACCGGAAATAAAAAAAATCATCGATAGCACAAACGGATTGGCTATGGAACAAGTGACCTTCGATGGCAAGATGATGGCTGTTCCTTCTGTGACAGCGGAAGACTTCAGCATGCTCTGGATTCGACAGGATTGGCTGGATCGTCTTGGACTGAAGCCCCCGAAAACGGTCGATGATCTGGAAGCTATCGCCAAGGCCTTTGTGGAGAATGACCCGGATGGAAACAGTAAGCGGGATACGATTGGCCTTGCTTCAAGCACTGGACTGTATAACGATTTCAACAACAGTGCTTTTGCTTTTGATCTAACGCCGATCTTCGCAGCATATGGATCTTTCCCGGGATATTGGCTGAGCAAAGATGGAAAACCTGTATACGGTTCGGTTCTACCGGAAACGAAGGACGCCTTGGTGAAGCTGCGTGAAATGTACGCCAAAGGCTTTCTCGATCCAGAAATGGGCATCCGCAAAGAAGCGGAGGAAACGGTCATTAACGGTCAGGCGGGGATGTTCTTTCAAGGTTTCTATGCTGGGTACTGGCCCCTTCCGAGCGCTTGGCAGAACGAGCCGAAGGCGAACTGGCAAGCATACGCACTCCCGCTGGATGCAAACGGAGCATACCCTGTGAAGGTGGATAATCCGTCAAGTTCATTCTTGGTGGTACGAAAAGGATATGCTCATCCCGAAGCGATCATTAAAATTAACAATCTGTACCTTCGTGATGAGTTCAAGTACGGTACGCGTTTTATGCTGAGCCGCAATTTCTTTGCTCCGGCAGATGAGGCACGATATGAATCGAAGGCCGCGCAGGATATTCTGATGGGAACCAAAACACCCGACGATTTCAAGGGCAAGTCTGAATACAAATTACTGGAAAACTTGGTTTCGACGATAAAACAAACCAAATTGAAGCCTTATGATCAACATGGTATTTCCTATTGGAATAAACAGAGCGACAGCTTTATGCGGAGTTATTCGCTTCTTGTAGGCGGAAGAAATTTCTTCGATCCAAACATCCATAAAGTTCGAAGCCTTACCTATATACGAACTCCAACGATGGAGAAGGCTTGGGGTGAACTATCGAAACTGGAACATGATACATTTTTGAAAATTATTTTAGGCGCTGAACCAATCGATTCATTTGATCAATTTGTCGAGGAATGGAAGGAACAAGGGGGCGATCAAGTGACTCTGGAGGTGACCGTAGCCCATAATCATCGCTGA
- a CDS encoding sugar ABC transporter substrate-binding protein produces the protein MRTKWFIKRNMLTRRLAVLSMSALMISTLAACGGSFNPPTAEEAGKYEATPGDPFSAYKDEITVTMGRVTTANPKLPAGDTYENNAYTRLVKETFNAQIKDQFEANGEDYSRQVSLAIASGELPDMMRVDSKDELKELVDNDLIEDMTEIYKQYATDNIKNIYESYEGRALDNATIDGRLMGLPATSLDSAPTMVWVRQDWLDLLGIQLDADGDGAIKLDDVEKTAEEFLKRDPGQSGKPVGIPFVNTLNTSDYNGSAYTMLGVASTKGAFPQYWMKGKDGSIVYGSTTKETKQMLGVMADWFKRGIIDPQFGTRTFDDITALYTNGQSGIAFGPWHIPDWGLSSVKQMDKNAKFTAYTLEDADGKVNVAHANPANQFIVVRKGYEHPELAVKIVNLFYDKLANDKNVETSMPEAAKYQENGVDGSTRPFNIEVNSATSLLDDYSDVVRGIKGEISLDQVRTTESKNNIESIQTYLSDMDTDNVTAWSKYHSRINGVGLIDKLTQENKFVWMTPAFSGTTPSMKQTWANLTKMEQESFIKIVTGAESLDYFDTFVSNWKKQGGDQVIQEIEDEAASDK, from the coding sequence ATGAGAACTAAATGGTTCATAAAAAGAAACATGTTGACGAGACGTCTGGCCGTGCTGTCGATGTCTGCCCTGATGATTTCAACCCTTGCAGCCTGTGGGGGTTCCTTCAACCCTCCTACTGCGGAGGAAGCGGGCAAGTATGAGGCAACACCGGGAGACCCATTCAGTGCCTATAAAGACGAAATAACCGTAACGATGGGTCGTGTGACTACAGCCAACCCGAAACTGCCGGCTGGAGATACGTATGAGAACAACGCGTATACTCGGCTGGTCAAAGAAACGTTTAACGCTCAGATTAAAGACCAATTTGAAGCCAACGGAGAAGATTACAGCCGTCAGGTTTCTCTCGCCATCGCCTCTGGGGAACTGCCTGACATGATGCGTGTCGATTCCAAGGATGAACTCAAAGAACTGGTTGATAATGATCTGATTGAAGATATGACGGAAATTTACAAACAGTATGCCACAGATAACATCAAGAACATTTACGAATCTTATGAGGGCCGTGCATTAGATAATGCGACGATAGATGGACGTTTAATGGGACTTCCGGCTACTTCCCTAGATTCCGCGCCAACCATGGTCTGGGTTCGTCAGGATTGGCTGGATTTACTGGGAATCCAACTTGACGCAGACGGAGACGGGGCCATCAAGCTGGATGATGTGGAGAAAACGGCCGAGGAATTCCTGAAAAGAGATCCTGGCCAATCCGGGAAACCGGTAGGTATTCCTTTTGTGAACACCCTGAATACAAGTGACTATAATGGTTCCGCCTATACCATGCTGGGAGTTGCCTCCACCAAGGGTGCATTCCCTCAATACTGGATGAAGGGAAAGGATGGCAGCATTGTTTATGGCTCAACAACAAAGGAAACCAAGCAGATGTTAGGCGTCATGGCAGATTGGTTCAAGAGAGGCATCATCGACCCGCAATTTGGAACACGCACATTTGATGATATTACGGCACTGTACACCAACGGCCAAAGCGGTATTGCTTTTGGACCATGGCATATTCCCGACTGGGGTCTGAGCAGCGTGAAGCAGATGGATAAGAATGCGAAATTCACGGCTTACACTTTGGAGGATGCAGACGGAAAGGTAAACGTGGCACACGCCAATCCAGCCAATCAGTTTATCGTTGTGAGAAAAGGATATGAACACCCGGAACTCGCCGTTAAAATAGTAAACCTTTTCTACGATAAACTGGCAAATGATAAAAATGTGGAAACATCTATGCCAGAAGCCGCCAAGTATCAAGAGAACGGCGTAGACGGTTCTACCAGACCTTTTAATATTGAAGTCAACTCGGCTACCTCGCTGCTGGATGATTACTCTGACGTTGTTCGCGGGATTAAAGGGGAGATTAGTCTGGATCAGGTCCGGACAACCGAATCAAAGAACAATATTGAAAGTATCCAAACCTACTTGAGCGATATGGACACGGATAACGTAACAGCCTGGTCGAAATATCACTCGCGTATCAACGGAGTGGGACTCATCGACAAACTGACACAGGAAAACAAATTCGTTTGGATGACACCCGCTTTCTCTGGAACTACACCAAGCATGAAACAGACATGGGCTAATCTGACCAAGATGGAGCAGGAATCTTTCATCAAAATCGTGACTGGTGCAGAATCTCTGGATTACTTCGATACTTTCGTTAGCAATTGGAAGAAACAAGGCGGTGACCAGGTGATTCAGGAAATTGAAGACGAGGCCGCATCCGATAAATAA
- a CDS encoding ABC transporter permease → MKQGNDKAKGRLGTGAMYHLMMLPGILFLLVFSYVPMVGVITAFQDYIPAKGMFGSEFVGLKHFIYMFKLPDIAQVFSNTLVIAIAKILLGTMMAIIFSILLNEIRIKIVKKSVQTIVYLPHFLSWVVLASVVVNMFSLDGIVNQILAFFGLENINFLGSNTWFQPLIIGTDVWKEFGYSSIVYLAAITSIDPGLYEAAGMDGASWWRKVWHITLPGMLPIILLMGVMSLTNILSAGFDQIYNLYNPVVYESGDILDTYVYRIGLVGRQYSFGTAVGLFKSVIGIVLLLSANHLAKKYTDRKIF, encoded by the coding sequence ATGAAACAAGGAAATGATAAAGCAAAAGGTCGGTTGGGCACGGGTGCCATGTATCATCTGATGATGCTTCCGGGAATTTTATTTTTGCTGGTATTCAGCTATGTTCCGATGGTCGGTGTCATTACGGCGTTTCAGGATTATATACCGGCCAAGGGGATGTTTGGCTCCGAATTTGTAGGGCTGAAGCATTTTATTTATATGTTTAAGTTGCCAGACATCGCACAGGTTTTTAGTAATACGTTGGTGATTGCCATTGCCAAGATTCTATTGGGAACCATGATGGCTATCATTTTTTCCATTTTGTTAAATGAGATCCGCATCAAAATCGTTAAAAAATCCGTTCAGACAATTGTTTATCTGCCACACTTTCTATCCTGGGTAGTTCTAGCGTCCGTGGTTGTTAACATGTTCAGTTTGGATGGAATTGTGAATCAAATTTTGGCTTTCTTCGGTCTGGAGAATATTAATTTTCTCGGCAGCAACACCTGGTTCCAGCCGCTGATTATTGGGACAGACGTGTGGAAGGAGTTCGGTTACAGTTCCATCGTCTATTTGGCTGCAATTACTTCGATTGATCCGGGTCTGTACGAAGCGGCAGGAATGGATGGAGCCAGCTGGTGGAGAAAAGTATGGCATATTACGTTGCCAGGTATGCTGCCTATTATCCTGCTCATGGGAGTGATGAGTCTGACCAATATTTTGAGTGCCGGCTTCGATCAAATTTATAATCTGTATAATCCGGTTGTCTATGAGTCGGGAGATATTCTAGATACTTATGTATATCGGATTGGACTCGTTGGGCGACAGTATAGCTTCGGTACGGCTGTTGGCCTGTTCAAGTCAGTGATCGGTATTGTTTTGCTATTGTCCGCCAACCATTTGGCCAAAAAATACACCGACCGAAAAATATTCTAA